The nucleotide sequence AGAACCTCTTGAACTACCTCTAAAGCAACTTCTACTTGAGCCTCACTTGTAGAAGCTCCTAAATGCGGAGTTGAAACTAAATTAGGTAAATCTACTAATTTTTGATTTTGCGTAGGTTCATCCACGAAAACATCAACAGCTGCACCTGAAATTATATTATTTGCTAAAGCTTCATACAATGCATCTTCATCAATCAATCCTCCACGAGCTGCATTAATTATTTGCGTTGTTGGTTTCATTTTTTTTAGTTCATTCAGACCAATTAAACCTTTGGTAGATTCAAGGAGTGGTATATGAAGTGTTATAAAGTCAGAGTTTTTGTATATCTCCTCTAACTCAACAAGATTTACCGATAAGCTATTTGCAAGTTCATTTGAAATGTACGGGTCATAGCCAAGAATTTTCATACCAAATGCGTTAGCTCTCTTAACAACTTCTACACCTACTTTACCTAAACCAATAACACCGAGGGTTTTATCTTGTATTTGGGCACCCATAAATGAGCTTCGATTCCATTTACCTTCTTTCATAGTTTGATTAGCTTCAGGAATTCTTCTTGAAAGACTGAGCATTAAGGCGAAAGCATGCTCTGCAGCAGCAATAGTATTTCCAGTAGGAGAATTAACAACAGCGATCCCTTTACTAGTCGCAGATTGTATATCTATATTATCAACACCTACTCCTGCTCTTCCAATAACTTTAAGATTTGAGCCTGCGTCAATAATAGCTTTTGTAACTTTCGTTTCGCTTCTTACTATTAATGCATCATATGCGGGAATTTTTTTAATTAAATCTTCTTCGTTCAAACCGGTTATGATATCGGTATCGCTAACTTTATTAAGAATTTCAATACCTTTGTCATTGATACGATCTGAAATTAAAATTTTAGGTTTCATTTTATTACCTGAATTTATCGCCCCAGCTCTTTTTTAAGAGCATCTATCACTTCATCTATTTCTTTTTCAGGGACAAATCCTAAATGGCCAATTCTGAACATTGTGCCTTCTAAATATGCTTGCCCACCAGCTAATACAATGTTGTATTTTGTTCGTAGATTAGAAAGTAACTCTCCACAGTTTATTCCATCAGGAGCTTTTACAGCTGTTACAGTATTTGATGCATATTTTTCATCAGCGAACAGTTCTAAGCCAATCGATTTTACTGCCTCACGAGTTTTGGTTGCAATTGTTTGATGTCGTTCATATACAGCACCAAGTCCTTCATTCAAAATCATTGTTAGAGATTTATCCATTGCATACATAACTGAAATGGCTGGTGTCCAAGGGTTTTGACCTCTCTGCAGATACTGTTCAGCTTTTTCCCAGTCAA is from SAR202 cluster bacterium and encodes:
- a CDS encoding phosphoglycerate dehydrogenase, whose amino-acid sequence is MKPKILISDRINDKGIEILNKVSDTDIITGLNEEDLIKKIPAYDALIVRSETKVTKAIIDAGSNLKVIGRAGVGVDNIDIQSATSKGIAVVNSPTGNTIAAAEHAFALMLSLSRRIPEANQTMKEGKWNRSSFMGAQIQDKTLGVIGLGKVGVEVVKRANAFGMKILGYDPYISNELANSLSVNLVELEEIYKNSDFITLHIPLLESTKGLIGLNELKKMKPTTQIINAARGGLIDEDALYEALANNIISGAAVDVFVDEPTQNQKLVDLPNLVSTPHLGASTSEAQVEVALEVVQEVLDVLDGKFAKSTVNLPFLPDEAQKVLTPYFKTAEILGEIITQLSEGQFKSLKIIYNGDLSQYDTNTLKSSVLVGLLNASSDEKVNIISAPFIAQNRGLHIIEEKNPSSDLFSSVLSLELTTETGQFSISGVNIENETHIVKVNDKSLDFTPYTPYLLFIENLDRPGTIGKVGTVAGEYDINIAFMTVGRNAPRDTAIMIVGIDDAPNTEVIESMRKIKNIVSVKGVSLNIS